The Thermoproteales archaeon sequence CTACAATCGATTAAGAATCAAACTTACAAGAATATAGAAATTATAGTGGTCGATAAGGGTTCTAAGGATCGTACTGTTTCTATCGCTAAAAAGTATACAGATAATGTTTTCATTATCTATCCATGCAAATGAGAGAAGCAAACAGAAGAACTTCGGAGTAAAAAGCCAAAGGAGAATATTTGTATTTCGTGGATTCCGACTTCGTCTTAGAGCCTACGGTTATCGAGGAGGCTGTAAATGCATGTGAGAAGCATAGGTATGACGCCGTATGCGTCCATAATACGTCAGATCCTAGTATAAGCTTCTGGTCAAAGGTTAGAAAGTTAGAGAGAGA is a genomic window containing:
- a CDS encoding glycosyltransferase, coding for MEDSSLVSVIILTYNFERFIEVCLQSIKNQTYKNIEIIVVDKGSKDRTVSIAKKYTDNVFIIYPCK